In the Candidatus Methylomirabilota bacterium genome, CCAGCGCCACCACGGTGAGGAGCGCCGCGGTGGCGGCCAGCGCGGCATCCGCCCCGGCGAGGTCCGCGACCAGGCCCAGCACGATGGGGCCGACCACGTAGCCCAGATCCGCGAGCATGCGGTAGGTGCTGAGTGCGGCCGCGTTCATGCCGCCCGGCGCGGTGTCGGCGGCGTAGGCCGCGGGGGCGGCCCCGCTGATGCCCATGGCCACGCTCCACGCCGCGCAGGCGACCAGATACCAGGCGTAGGTCGGCGCGAGCAGGAAGATCAGGAGCGAGAGCCCGGACAGGATGGTGGCCGGCACGATGATGATCTTCCGCCCGTAGCGGTCCACCAGCACGCCGGCCGGATAGGCCAGCACCAGGCCGACCACGCTGGCCAGGGCCAGCCCGAAGCCGATGCGCGCCGGATCCAGGGCGAGCCGATCGCGGGCCAGGATCGGGATGATGTTGAAGAGGGCGCCGGTGCGCGCGACCGCGTTCACGAACGCGATCAGGCTCACCAGGAGGAAGCCGCGGTGCGCGGCGAGCAGGCGCATCTGCGTCGCGAAGGCGGCCTCGGCCGACCCGGCCTCGCCGATGCCGGCCGCGGGCCGCGTCTCCGGGATCGCGAGCCACGCCACCACCGAGGCGAGCATCGACGTCACCGCGTACGCGAGGAAGGGGGCGGCCAGTCCCCAGTGGGTGGCGAGCAGGCCGCCGGGCAGCGGGCCGATGCCCACCGCGAAGATGAACACGCCCTGGTAGACCGACATCATGCGGCCGCGATTGGCGGGCGTGGAGATGTCCGCCAGCACGATGAGGCCGGTGGTCAGCACGAGCGCCGCGCCCGCGCCGGCCACGAAGCGGGCGCCCACGAAGGCGGCGTA is a window encoding:
- a CDS encoding MFS transporter; translated protein: MPEPSGVRILTWMCVLIAVNQLGFGSIVPALALYARSFGVAQSAIGLAIAVYGLARFLVAVPSGRLADRLGRRTTLALGGLVSAVGNVLCAVAPTYAAFVGARFVAGAGAALVLTTGLIVLADISTPANRGRMMSVYQGVFIFAVGIGPLPGGLLATHWGLAAPFLAYAVTSMLASVVAWLAIPETRPAAGIGEAGSAEAAFATQMRLLAAHRGFLLVSLIAFVNAVARTGALFNIIPILARDRLALDPARIGFGLALASVVGLVLAYPAGVLVDRYGRKIIIVPATILSGLSLLIFLLAPTYAWYLVACAAWSVAMGISGAAPAAYAADTAPGGMNAAALSTYRMLADLGYVVGPIVLGLVADLAGADAALAATAALLTVVALAFARFAPETLRASRF